Genomic segment of Nitrospirota bacterium:
AAAGGCGTCAAACTGCGCCCGGGCCAGCTTAAATGGCGTGGTCTTGCCGTTTTCCCAGCGGTTGATCGTGGCAAAGCTCACCCCCAGCTCATGGGCCAGCTCTTCCTGGCTGATCCCCAGTTGCCTTCGGACTTCCCTGACCAATACCGGAAATGTCTTTGGACTTTCGATCATTGCGACATCCTTTGCCGTGTCTTTGCACGGCTGTTTTCGCTCTGCAAGCAAGCATGTGTTTGCCCACGGCCAGCCAGGCTCAGGCAATCCGTCCAACCCGCAATACGAAGATATAATATAACAGGTGTCATGTCACGTGCAAGGAAAATCTAATAACTACGGCAGCCGCTGAGGCTTAAAGAGCGAGATAATTGCAGCACCCTTATCCACGAACCATGGACCGGCTATCCCTGATGTGCTGCTCAAGAAAAGCGAGGTGTGACAGGTGATGCAAAAACATTTTCTGAGAAGGACAAAAAACATGTCCACGACATGGACACAACGCAAAAACATGTCCATATTTTGTCATTTTATGGACACATTATAACAATACGTCCACGTTATGGACATGTTTTTCTGGCAAAAAATTGCTTTCCTAATAGACACTGCAGACGTGCATGTCGCAACCACCTGCACCGATTTCTGAATTTGTCATGCATAAGTTACACTCAGGGACTGAACCGGCACACAAACTATTTCCCTGCCAGCAGATCATAGAGCCGCCAGTTCAGATACAGGGTTTCCCGGCCAATTTTACGGGCTTTCAAAGTCCCGATTTCCTCCAACTCCTTGAGATATTCCGCAGCTGTTTTTCTCTTGGCAATACCCGCCTCTATCAGAAACTTCCCCTTGGTGTATGGCTGACGAAAAAGCAGCTCGATGAGCTCCTTGGAGTAAACATGGCGGGGGAGTTCCTTACGGGCTTTTTCCATAGTCTCCTCCATCAGGTTCCGGATGGCGATAATGCGCTCGCGGGTAAACCCGGCGGTCTCTTCAACTGCTTCGAGCATAAAGAGAATCCACCGTTGCCATTGACCCTTTTCCGTAACCTCCCGAAGAAGGCGATAGTATTCGCTTTTGCGTTCGATTATTGCTTTACTGAGATAAAGCACCGGCAAATCAAGCAACCCCCGAAAGACCAGAAACAGGATATTTATTATTCGGCCGGTTCGGCCATTACCATCGGGAAATGGATGTATCGCTTCAAACTGGTAATGGATCAATGCCATTTTGATCAGAGGGTCTATATCGTCCTCAGAATGGATAAAATCCTCCAGATTCTTCAGCTTGTCCCGGATGATCGACTCACCTTCAGGTGGTGTGTAGAGAACCTTTCCGGTGGTGCTGTTTACAACCTTTGTCCCCGGCGTTTTGCGGATGCCCGCCTGGTTTTGCTTGATTGTCTGAACGATCCTGACAAATAGATTTGTAGACAACACCGGTCGCTTTTTCAGCGTATTGTACCCCCCCCAGAGAGCTTCACGGTAACGAAGCACTTCTTTGGTGGCAGCATCTATCTGACTTGTATTGGCGGTAAAGGCCCGGAACAAGGCATCATTGGTTGTGATGATGTTTTCAATTTCAGAACTTGCCTTTGCTTCCTGAAGAATCAGTGAATCGAGTAACATAGCCTGGTTGGGTATCGTCAGCCCGACTCCCTTAAGCTCGGCAAGGGCACGGTTTGCGGCGATGGCTCTTTTAAGGATAGCTTTTGTTTCAAAGCCCGACTCAGGAGGCAAAGGCGGAAGGCTATTGTAGGGTTTATC
This window contains:
- a CDS encoding Fic family protein gives rise to the protein MKFDPDKPYNSLPPLPPESGFETKAILKRAIAANRALAELKGVGLTIPNQAMLLDSLILQEAKASSEIENIITTNDALFRAFTANTSQIDAATKEVLRYREALWGGYNTLKKRPVLSTNLFVRIVQTIKQNQAGIRKTPGTKVVNSTTGKVLYTPPEGESIIRDKLKNLEDFIHSEDDIDPLIKMALIHYQFEAIHPFPDGNGRTGRIINILFLVFRGLLDLPVLYLSKAIIERKSEYYRLLREVTEKGQWQRWILFMLEAVEETAGFTRERIIAIRNLMEETMEKARKELPRHVYSKELIELLFRQPYTKGKFLIEAGIAKRKTAAEYLKELEEIGTLKARKIGRETLYLNWRLYDLLAGK
- a CDS encoding helix-turn-helix transcriptional regulator, which codes for MIESPKTFPVLVREVRRQLGISQEELAHELGVSFATINRWENGKTTPFKLARAQFDAF